The Humulus lupulus chromosome 4, drHumLupu1.1, whole genome shotgun sequence genome has a window encoding:
- the LOC133830810 gene encoding H/ACA ribonucleoprotein complex subunit 2-like protein encodes MGSDSEVEKSHQKEREKKKMQALAPIAKPLAGKKLCKRTLKLVRRAAEHKCLKRGVKEVVKSIRRGQKGVCVIAGNISPIDVITHVPILCEEAEIPYVYVPSKEDLANAGATKRPTCCVLVMTKPAKGELSSEELEKLKSEYDQVKAEVSELAATLF; translated from the exons ATGGGAAGCGATAGCGAAGTAGAGAAGTCTCATCAGAaggagagagaaaagaagaagatgCAAGCTCTCGCTCCCATTGCTAAACCTCTGGCGGGCAAGAAGCTTTGCAAGAGAACCCTGAAGCTTGTCCGTAGAG CTGCTGAGCACAAATGCTTGAAGAGAGGAGTAAAAGAGGTGGTCAAAAGTATAAGACGTGGCCAAAAGGG AGTATGTGTTATAGCTGGGAACATTTCTCCTATTGATGTCATCACTCATGTTCCAATTTTGTGCGAAGAAGCAGAAATTCCCTATGTTTACGTTCCCTCAAAAGAA GATCTAGCAAATGCAGGGGCCACAAAGAGACCAACTTGCTGTGTTTTGGTAATGACCAAGCCTGCCAAGGGAGAACTCAGCTCAGAGGAACTGGAAAAACTAAAGTCAGAATATGACCAGGTAAAAGCAGAGGTTTCTGAACTTGCAGCCACACTTTTCTGA